The following nucleotide sequence is from Chloroflexota bacterium.
CGGCGGACGATCGACACCCTCGACGGGGCGCTCGTCGGCTTCGAGCGGGCTCTCGTCGACCTCGCCGCGCGCGAGGGGGAGGCGATCCTCCCCGGGACGACCCACATCCAGCCAGCCCAGCCTGTCCTCTTCGCCCACCACCTGCTCGCCTACGTCGAGATGCTCGAACGAGACCGCGGCAGGTTCGCCGACACGCGACGGCGAGCGAACGTGAGCCCCCTCGGTTCCGGCGCGCTCGCCGGCGCCGGCTACCGGCTCGACCGCGAGGCGACGGCAGCCGACCTCGGCTTCGACGGGGTGACCGCGAACTCGCTCGACGCGGTGAGCGATCGCGACTTCGTCGTCGAGTTCCTCGCCGCAGCGTCGCTCACGATGATCCATCTCAGCCGGCTCGCCGAGGAGATCACGTGGTGGTCGAACCCGCGCTTCGGGTTCGTCCGCGTCGCGGACGCGTTCTCGACCGGCAGCTCGATGATGCCGAACAAGAAGAATCCCGATCCGGCCGAGCTCGTCCGCGGGCGGGCGGGGCGGGTCGTGGGTTCGCTGACCGGCATGCTCGCGGTCCTCAAGGGACTGCCGCTCGCGTACCAGCGAGACCTCCAGGAGGACAAGGCGCCGCTGTTCGAGACGGCGGCGACACTCGAGGCGTCGCTCGGGATCATGGCGGGCCTCATGGCCACGCTCGCCATCGACCGCCACCGGATGCGGACGGCGGCGGAGGAGGGGTTCACCACCGCGACCGCGGTCGCCGACGCGCTCGTCCGACGTGACGTGCCGTTCCGGGTCGCCCACCACGTGGTCGCTGGGCTCGTGGCAGCGGCCGAGGCGGCGGGGGTCGGGCTCGATGCCCTGCCGGACGCGACGATCGTGGCGGCCCTCGCCGCGGGCGGCGATCCCGGTGCAGTGGCGATCGCCGCGGACCCCGGCATCGGCGACGAGCTGCGGGCCGCCGCGTCCATCGAGGCGGCGATCGCGTCGTGCGACGTGATCGGCGGGACGGCCCCGCGGCGCGTCGCGGAGGCGCTCGCCGCAGCCCGGGCTCGGCTCGACCCGGGAGCCTGACCATGCTCACCGCCGAGGCGATCCGGCGCGCCCCGAAGGCGCTCCTCCACGATCATCTGGACGGCGGCCTCCGGCCGGCCACGATCGTCGATCTCGCCGCCGAGTCCGGTTATCGCGGTCTGCCGACGACGGACGTCGCCGAGCTCGCCCGCTGGATCCAGCGCGGCGCGGACCGCAAGTCCCTCGAGCTCTACCTCGAGACGTTCGTCCACACCGTGGGCGTCATGCAG
It contains:
- the argH gene encoding argininosuccinate lyase produces the protein MGAAATGGRMRLWGGRFSEANDRRVAGFTSSIELDQALATDDLTGSIAHVRGLGRAGLLDADAVATLIGGLEALRAEVEAGTLTWDAELEDVHLNLEAALADRIGPLAGRLHTGRSRNDQVATDLRLWLRRTIDTLDGALVGFERALVDLAAREGEAILPGTTHIQPAQPVLFAHHLLAYVEMLERDRGRFADTRRRANVSPLGSGALAGAGYRLDREATAADLGFDGVTANSLDAVSDRDFVVEFLAAASLTMIHLSRLAEEITWWSNPRFGFVRVADAFSTGSSMMPNKKNPDPAELVRGRAGRVVGSLTGMLAVLKGLPLAYQRDLQEDKAPLFETAATLEASLGIMAGLMATLAIDRHRMRTAAEEGFTTATAVADALVRRDVPFRVAHHVVAGLVAAAEAAGVGLDALPDATIVAALAAGGDPGAVAIAADPGIGDELRAAASIEAAIASCDVIGGTAPRRVAEALAAARARLDPGA